The region AAGTACCGGGTGACCCCGCGCACGCCCTGGCGCGACGCCGGTGTGCCCCGGCCCGACCGGTTCGTGCTGCCGTCGCTGCTGCGCGGATATCTACGGCTCGGCGCCTGGATCTGCGGAGCGCCCGCGTACGACCCGGACTTCGGCACGGCGGACTTCTTCGTGCTGCTCTCGCTGGCCGAGATCGACCCGCGCTACCTGCGGCACTTCCTGGGAGAGACGCGGTGAGCGCGGTCACGCCCCTGCCGCCCGCCCCCTCGCCGCCCGCCTCGGGGGCCCTTGAGCGCTCGGTCTGGCTGCCCGTGTCGTCCTGCGCGACCGCCGCGTGCCTGCGGGCGCAGACGCGTACGGCCGGGCCGCTGCGGCGGGCCGCCCGGATCGCGGGCGCGCTCGCGGTCCTCGCCGCCGGCCTGCCGGTCGCGCTCGTGATCGGCCGTACGGCCCGGCGGGGAACGGCCGTGGCCCGCTGGTCGCGCCTGTTCCTGCGGGCCCTCGGCATCAGGGTGGTGACCCGCCGCGGGTTCTCCTGCCTCGGAGGTTCCGCCCGGGCGCGGGCCGTACGCGACGACGACGGCCCGGCCCTGCTCGTCGGCAACCACGTCTCCTGGCTCGATCCCCTGGTGATGGCCGCGACCCTCCCCTGCCGTCCGCTGGCCAAGGCGGAGGTGGGCAGGTGGCCGGTGGTCCGCACTCTGGCCGCCGGCGGCGGCGCGCTGTTCGTCGACAGGGACGCGTTGTCCACCCTGCCGCGGGTCGTCGCGGACATGACCGCCGCGCTGGGCCGCGGCGAGAGCGTCGCGGCGTTCCCGGAGGGCACCACCTGGTGCGGCCGGGAGATGGGACGCTTCCGCCCGGCCGTCTTCCAGGCCGCGCTCGACGCGGGAGTGCCCGTACGGCCGGTCGCGCTGCGCTTCGTGGAGGGCGCGGGCGAGTGGGCCACGCCGTCCACCCGGCCGTCGTTCGTCGGCGACGACACCCTGGTCGCCTCGCTCCTGCGCATCGTCGCGACCCGCGATCTGGTCGTGGAGGTGACCGTCTTCCCCGGCGTACGCCTGGAGCAGCCGGCCCCGCGCGGCCTCCATCAGGCGGACGCGCGTGGCGAGCCGGGGCAGGGCGAACGGCCCCGGCCGGGCGCGGCGCGGGCGGCACTGGCCAGGATCGCCGAGGCCCAGGTCAGAACGGCACTCCTGCCGGACTCCGGCAGACCTGCCCTGGCCGCCTGAGCCGATCGCCGTAGCCGGGCGATGGTCTTCGGAATGGCGGACGCCCGCCTGCCGGGGCAGACGGGCGTCGTGGGGCTCAGGACGACGAGATCAGCGGGTGATCTTCGTCTTGACGGTCTTGAGGAAGTACCAGTGCTTGACGCCCAGTTCCTTCCAGGCGCGCCGGTTGAGGTCCTCGGCGCCGTTGGGGACGTCCCACTGGTCCACACCGACGCGGGCGAGGGCCGTGCCACGGGCGCCCTTCTTCAGCTTGACGGTGATCGAGAACGAGACCGCGTCGTCGACCTCCAGCGCGCGGGGGATCATGCACCAGAACCCGTCGGAGAAGAAGGCGCACTGCGTGCCCTTGGGAGCGCCGTAGTACACCTTGCTCTCGATGCCCTTGGGCAGCTGGCCGCCGACGAAGTACGTGTCGGCGAGGTGCGGGCCCCGGTTGACCGCACTGACGGTGTAGGTGATCCGCGAGCCGGCCTTGGCCTTCTTCGGGCCCTTCGCGGCCACGTAGAAGCTCGAGTACGGCTCCGCCTTGGCGGTCGCCGCGGCGGTGGACGCCGGGGCGGCCGAGGCCGCCGGGGCCGCGGCGAGGAACAGTGCCCCCGCGAGCGGTGCGGCCGTCGCGAGGCCGGCGATCTTCACGATCGGGTGACGCATGGGTGTGTGTCTCCTGAGGACGATGGGGGGAAATGGATGTTCCCCCGCAATAGGGGAAATTTTGTACCATCACCCCACATCATCCGTAAAGATCTTTATCGTGAAGATTGCAGATCCGATTGTCAGCGGGTGATTGTGCTCTTCGTCTTCACCCAGCTGATGCTGCCGCCGAACTCGTTGAGCAGTTGCTTGGGATCGGTGTTGAGTGACGTGTCGGTCACGGCTCCGCCGAAATAGCCGTAGAGCTTGCCCCGCGCGGATCCGCTCACCCAGGCTTTGGCCCAGAACGTGTAACTCCTCCCCTTCTTCAGACCGGGCAGCACGCAGAGCGCCCGGATTCGTTCCCGG is a window of Microbispora sp. NBC_01189 DNA encoding:
- a CDS encoding lysophospholipid acyltransferase family protein, encoding MSAVTPLPPAPSPPASGALERSVWLPVSSCATAACLRAQTRTAGPLRRAARIAGALAVLAAGLPVALVIGRTARRGTAVARWSRLFLRALGIRVVTRRGFSCLGGSARARAVRDDDGPALLVGNHVSWLDPLVMAATLPCRPLAKAEVGRWPVVRTLAAGGGALFVDRDALSTLPRVVADMTAALGRGESVAAFPEGTTWCGREMGRFRPAVFQAALDAGVPVRPVALRFVEGAGEWATPSTRPSFVGDDTLVASLLRIVATRDLVVEVTVFPGVRLEQPAPRGLHQADARGEPGQGERPRPGAARAALARIAEAQVRTALLPDSGRPALAA